The Polyangium aurulentum genomic interval GCCGCTCGATCCGGACAGCGACGACGGCGGCGTCTCCGACGGCTCCGAGGACTGGAACCACAACGGCGTCGTCGACGCCGGTGAGACCGATCCGAACGAGCAGTCCGACGACAGCACCGTCACGGACACCGACGGCGACGGGCTGAGCGACGACCTCGAGAACGAGATCGGCACCGACCCGAACGACGGCGACTCCGACGACGACGGCGTGCCCGACGGCAAGGAGCCGAACCCGACCGAGGACACCGACGGCGACGGCACCAAGAACGCGCTCGATCCGGACAGCGACAACGACGGCCTCTTCGACGGCACGGAGATGGGCTTCGACTGCGCGGCCCAGGGCACCGACACGACGAAGAACCAGTGCGTCGCCGACGCCGACATGGGCGCGACGAAGACCTCGCCGCTCGACCCCGACACCGACGGCGGCGGCGTGCCCGACGGCGTCGAGGACACGAACCACAACGGCGCGGTCGACGCCGGCGAGACCAAGCCGACCGACCCGGGCGACGACAAGCCCTGCACGACGGACGCCGACTGCGGCGACACGCAGAGCGGCATGGTCTGCGATGACATGACGAAGGTCTGCGTCGAAGGCTGCCGCGGCACGGGCGGAAACGGCTGCCCCGAGGGCGAGATGTGCTCGTCGATGGACGACTCCATCGGCGTGTGCTCGACGGGCGCTGGCGGTGCCGGCGGCGCCGGTGGCGCTGGTGGTGCCGGTGGCGCTGGTGGTGCCGGTGGCGCTGGCGGCGCTGGCGGCGACGGCGGCTTCATCATCACGGGCAACGGCCTGTGCGCGGCGAGCCCGTCGAACGACCCGGCCGCTGGCCTCGGCTGGATGCTCGCGCTGACCGCTGGCCTCGCGCTCGCGCGACGCCGAAAGAAGTAGCGGGACGACCTGGGGCGCGGCGACGACGATCGCCTCGCCCTCGGGTGAGCCGTGCGGTCTGTGAAGCGCCGCGGTCCGAGAGGGCCGCGGCGTTTCGCTTTTCGAGGGGGGAACGCTAGCCGCTGATGAGGCCAGTGAGCGGCGAGGAAGCGGTCGCGTAGAGCTTGCGCGGGATGCGCCCCGCCCGGAAAGCAGCGCGGCCCGCGCGCACGGCGTCACGCATCGCCTCGGCCATCAAGATGGGATCGCGCGCGCCCGCAATGGCCGTGTTCATGAGCACGCCGTCGCAGCCGAGCTCCATCGCGACGGCCGCGTCGCTCGCCGTTCCCACGCCCGCATCGACGATCACCGGCACCTTGGCGTGCTCGCGGATGATCATGATGTTGTAGGGGTTGCGGATCCCCAGCCCCGACCCGATGGGCGCCGCCAGCGGCATCACGGCCGCACAGCCGACGTCCTCGAGCTTCTTGCACACGATCGGATCGTCGATGCAGTAGGGCAGCACGGTGAAGCCTTCGCTCACGAGCGTGCGCGCCGCCTCGAGCGTGGCCTCGTTGTCGGGGAAGAGCGTCTTTTCGTCGCCGATGACCTCGAGCTTGACCAGGTCCGAGAGCCCCAGCTCGCGCGCGAGCCGCGCCGTCCTGAGCGCGTCCTCGGCCGTGTAGCAGCCCGCCGTGTTGGGCAGGATGGTGAAGCGGCCCGAGGTGAGCAGCGACATCATCGAGCCCTCGCCGCGGTCCTTGAGGTTGACGCGGCGCAAGGCCACGGTGACGACCTCGGCGCCTGAAGCCTCGAGCGCGCGGCGCGTCTCGTCGACGTCCTTGTACTTTCCGGTGCCGACGAAGAGGCGCGAGTGGAAGGTGTGCCTGCCGATCGTGAGCGGATCGCCCGTCATGCGCCTCGTGCTAGCCGCCCCCGCGCAGAAGGTAAAGCCCCGTCCCCACCCGACGGGCCGCGCCGCCCGCCCGGACGCTTGGGGAAGAAAGGATTCGCCGCGGGCGGATGAGCTCGACCTTGCAGGCGCCGGCCCAGCCGAACCAGTGGTATCTTCCTCGCATGCGTGCCCGCGCTGCCCTTCTGGCCCTTGCCTTCGTCGCGCCCGCGGCGGCGATCGTCTCGCCGCAAACTTCCTCGCTCGGACCGCCGCCCGCCGAGGCCGCCGTGTCGCTCCTCGTGACGCTCGACGAGCTCGTCCTGAACTCGGCCTACGTGGTCGTCGGAACCGCGGCCGAGCACCACAGCGCCTGGGAGGAGACGTCGTCCGGGCGGCGCATCGTGACGTACACGCGCATCGACGTGGAGCGCACGATCGCGGGCGATCCCGGCAGCTCGATCTGGGTGCGGACGCTCGGGGGAACGGTGGAAAACATCGGCCAGTACGTCTCGGGAGAAGCGCAGCTCACGCCCGGTTCGCGCTCGATGCTGTTTCTGCACAAGGAAGGGCCACTGGTCGTCGTGAGCGAGATGGCGCAGGGACATTTCCCGGTGGTCACCGACGACAAGGGCGTGACGCGCCTCGGCCCGAGCCCCGATGCGGGCTCGCTCTTGCCGCGACGCGGGCCGAGCATCAGCGCGCGCGAGGTGCTCGTCGGCGCGACGCTCGAGCGGGGCATCGGGGCCGTTCAGGAGGCGCGACGTTCGCATGAAAAGCGGTAATCCCGCCGCGCTGATCGCCGGCGCGGCCCTAGGCCTCCTCACCGCCCTCCACGCGCCCACGGCCGCGGCCTACTGCCGCACGGCGGCTTGCAAGGACGGCACGGGCGCGCGCTGCACGCCCTCGCTCGGCACCGACTGCGGCAAGGAGATCTTCTGGCCGAAGCAGTGCGTGAGCTTCTCCATGCAGCGCGACGCCTCGGAGCAGGTGTCGCTCGACCTCGCCACGAGCGTCTTCGTCGAGGCCTTCAAGAAATGGACCGAGGCCGACTGCGGCGGCGGCACGCACCCGCACATCGAGATCGTCGACCTCGGCCCCGTCGAGTGCCACGCGCACGAGTACAACCAGAAGGCCGCCAACGCGAACATCATCCTGTTCCACGACGACGTGTGGCCACACCCGGGCGCAGGCTCGACGCTCGCGCTCACCACGGTCACCTACAGCGTCGACAGCGGCGAGATCTACGACGCCGACATGGAGCTGAACGCGGCCAACACGCCGTTCTCCACGGGCGACAGCAAGGTCACCTACGACCTGCACTCCATCGCGACCCACGAGACGGGCCACTTCCTCGGCCTGTCGCACTCGCAGGATCCGACGGCGACCATGTACCGCGACTACATCCCCGGCACGATCGATCTGCGCACGCTCGAGCCCGACGACATCGAGGGCATCTGCTCGATCTACCCGCCCGGCGATCCCATCCCCGATAGCTGCGACCCCTCGCCGCGGCGCGGGTTCGCGTCGATCTGCTCGCCTCCACCCATCGATCCGGAAGCGGGCGGCTGCTGCTCGACGGCCCCCGGCGCGCCCCGCGGGATGGGCAGCGCGGCCGTCACGACACTCCTGCTCGGGCTCGGGATCGCGGCGCGGCGCCGCGGCGATCGATCGCGGCGCCGATGAGTAACGCCCCCGTGACCGCGCTGCCCGAAGTCGTGGTGATCGAGACAGAGCGCGCGCTCGCGGAGGCCGTGGAGCGAGCCGCGCGCGCCCCGGCGATCGCCGTCGACGTCGAGGCCAACGGCCTGTTCGTCTACCGCCCGCGCCTGTGCACCGTGCAGCTCGCGTGGGAGGAGGACGGCCGAAGCCGCGTCGTCGTCGTGGACACGCTCGCGGTGAAGGCCGCGGCGCTCGCGCCCCTCCTGGGCCCCCGGGGTCCGATCAAGGTGCTGCACGATCTCACCTTCGACGCGCGCATGCTCGACGAGGCTGGCGCGCCGATCGCGCGGGCACGCGACACGTCCGTCGCCGCGCGCATGCTCGGCCATCAGGCGACCGGGCTCGCGGCGGTGCTCGCGGCCGAGCTCGGGGTGAGCGTCGACAAACGCTTCCAGCAGCACGACTGGTCGCGGCGCCCGCTCGGGGCCGCGGAGCTGTGCTACCTCGGCGGCGACGTCGCGTATCTGCTCGCGCTCGATCGCGCCCTCGCCGCGAAGGCGGAGGCGAAGGACATCGCGCCCGAGATCGAGGACGAGTGCGCGCACAAGCTCCGCGCGGCGGTCGCTCCGCCCCGGGACGGGCGCCCGGCGTACGTGCGCATCAAGGGCGCGCAGAAGCTCGCAGCGGTGGAGCGCGCGGTGCTGCGGAGG includes:
- a CDS encoding thiazole synthase gives rise to the protein MTGDPLTIGRHTFHSRLFVGTGKYKDVDETRRALEASGAEVVTVALRRVNLKDRGEGSMMSLLTSGRFTILPNTAGCYTAEDALRTARLARELGLSDLVKLEVIGDEKTLFPDNEATLEAARTLVSEGFTVLPYCIDDPIVCKKLEDVGCAAVMPLAAPIGSGLGIRNPYNIMIIREHAKVPVIVDAGVGTASDAAVAMELGCDGVLMNTAIAGARDPILMAEAMRDAVRAGRAAFRAGRIPRKLYATASSPLTGLISG
- a CDS encoding matrixin family metalloprotease, producing MKSGNPAALIAGAALGLLTALHAPTAAAYCRTAACKDGTGARCTPSLGTDCGKEIFWPKQCVSFSMQRDASEQVSLDLATSVFVEAFKKWTEADCGGGTHPHIEIVDLGPVECHAHEYNQKAANANIILFHDDVWPHPGAGSTLALTTVTYSVDSGEIYDADMELNAANTPFSTGDSKVTYDLHSIATHETGHFLGLSHSQDPTATMYRDYIPGTIDLRTLEPDDIEGICSIYPPGDPIPDSCDPSPRRGFASICSPPPIDPEAGGCCSTAPGAPRGMGSAAVTTLLLGLGIAARRRGDRSRRR
- a CDS encoding HRDC domain-containing protein; amino-acid sequence: MSNAPVTALPEVVVIETERALAEAVERAARAPAIAVDVEANGLFVYRPRLCTVQLAWEEDGRSRVVVVDTLAVKAAALAPLLGPRGPIKVLHDLTFDARMLDEAGAPIARARDTSVAARMLGHQATGLAAVLAAELGVSVDKRFQQHDWSRRPLGAAELCYLGGDVAYLLALDRALAAKAEAKDIAPEIEDECAHKLRAAVAPPRDGRPAYVRIKGAQKLAAVERAVLRRLVQARETAAEAADLPPFKVIGNEVLIELARRRPRVHAELAQVQGALSGRAGRYASRWLEAIALGVNDRDIPPEDQVHFEPPRIDRAIAARRRELESRISAFRRAEAAQRGVDEQAILPGHCAQDLADVLLSSSPGDPLLLERIAAIPGLGARRFERYGAILASLIEPRRQAAAGEGEREA